The Paraburkholderia sp. PREW-6R genomic interval CCGACACGGCATCTGACAGGCGCCGCTGCTGCCGGCGGTATCGCACTGATCAATTCGCTCGGCGGGCTTGGCGGTTTCATCGCGCCGAGCTTGCGGACGGCGGCGGAACATACCTTTGCGTCGACCTCCGCGGGACTGGTCGTGCTTGGCGTGTCGAGCCTCGTCGCCGCGCTGATGATCGGCACGCTGCTGCGCCGCGATCCGGCTCAGTCGAGCGATGCCTTCGGTCACGTCATGCATCGCGCCCGCTAGGCGCAGACAGCTTGTGTCGAACGAAATGGCGCGACTCGTAGCGGGCAGAACGCAGCAGACGCAGCAGACACGCAACACAGACAGGCGGAATACATTCCGACGCACTCATCACGGAGCCCATTCATGGCCATGCCCACTATCCGGCACGTGCGTGCCTTCATCGTTCGCGGCGGCGGCGCGGATTATCACGATCAACCCGGCGGACACTGGATCGACGACCACATTGCCACGCCGATGGCACGCTATCCCGAGTATCGCCAGAGCCGCCAGTCGTTCGGCATCAACGTGCTCGGCACGCTCGTCGTGGAAATCGAGGCCAGCGACGGCACAGTCGGCTTCGCTGTCACGACAGGCGGTGAGATCGGCGCATTCATTGTTGAAAAGCATCTGGCGCGCTTTCTCGAAGGTCAGCTCGTGACCGACATCGAAAAGATGTGGGATCAGATGTATTTTTCCACGCTCTATTACGGTCGCAAGGGCGTGGTGCTGAATACGATTTCGGGCGTCGATCTCGCGTTGTGGGATCTGTTGGCGAAAGTCAGAAAAGAACCTGTGTACCAGCTGTTGGGCGGACCCGTTCGCAATGAACTCACGTTCTACGCAACCGGCGCGCGGCCGGATCTCGCGAAGGAGATGGGGTTCATCGGCGGCAAGCTGCCCTTGCAGCATGGTCCGGCCGAAGGCGAAGAGGGGCTGAAGAAGAACCTCGAAAAACTCGCCGATATGCGCAGCCGCGTAGGCGACGACTTCTGGCTGATGTACGACTGCTGGATGAGCCTCGACGTACCCTACGCGACGCGGCTCGCGCAGGCCGCGCACGAGTATGGTCTCAAGTGGATCGAGGAGTGTCTGCCGCCCGACGACTACTGGGGTTACGCCGAACTGCGCCGC includes:
- the rhmD gene encoding L-rhamnonate dehydratase, with translation MAMPTIRHVRAFIVRGGGADYHDQPGGHWIDDHIATPMARYPEYRQSRQSFGINVLGTLVVEIEASDGTVGFAVTTGGEIGAFIVEKHLARFLEGQLVTDIEKMWDQMYFSTLYYGRKGVVLNTISGVDLALWDLLAKVRKEPVYQLLGGPVRNELTFYATGARPDLAKEMGFIGGKLPLQHGPAEGEEGLKKNLEKLADMRSRVGDDFWLMYDCWMSLDVPYATRLAQAAHEYGLKWIEECLPPDDYWGYAELRRNVPRGMMVSTGEHEATRWGFRMLLEMQCCDLIQPDVGWCGGITELIKISALADAHNVLVVPHGSSVYSYHFVVTRHNSPFAEFLMMAPKADEVVPMFTPLLLDEPVPVNGRMKVPDTPGFGVRLNPECALVRPYPR